The Desulfomonile tiedjei genomic sequence TCTATGAGGAAAGCGGCCAGACGAGAATCGATCTCCCGTTCCGGGAGAATGACCTATTGCACGACGCCGGCACCAGCAACGACACGACGTGTCCAAAGACCCCGGACAGCGAGTGGCTTAGCTGGACCAATGAAAGCTGCTTTGACTCGATGTACTTCAAGCTCAAGACCCTGCCCATGTCCTGGACAAAGGCGGTTTTGGGTCGGGTGCGCATACCCTCGGATGTTACATTCTGGAGGTACGTGCCCCCCACCACCGGCACTACTGCTCCGACCCTTGCCCAGACTACCGGCTTTGGGGATTGCGACAACAAGCGGCATGTAGCTTTTATTGGAACGGGATTTCAGTTATTCGGCTTCAGCGACCTGCCGAGTTCCCTGCCTGACACTGACGAAAAACCGTTCAAGAGGGCTTTGACAAAACCATATATGTTGGCTCTGGACGTGGAGACGGGAGAGAATTATTTTCAAGTCCTTTGGCCCCTCGCGGTGAAGGCCAGGACCGATGCGGGACTGCTCCCTGACCAGCATATACCCACAAGCTCCACTACAACCTATATCCCCTGGGCCTTTGGCAGCCCGTCTCTGGTGGATGTCTGGAGCAATAACGATCATGAGACCCTGTCCACCGACACCGTGACCGACGTTAGCGGTACATTTGCTGAAGACGGTTTTGTGGACCGTCTGTACATCGGCGACTTGCGCGGTTACTTATACAGAATGGTGTTTAACCTGAAAGATTATGGGTCCGGCAATCCTTCCAATCACAAAGGTATGAACATAGAGTTCTGGCCTACCAAACCACTACCCGCGGAATCGACCGGCACTAATCCGACGACGTGCGACCAGACCAACATCTTCCGTGGGTGCCGGCAACCGATTCAGTCCGCGCCCGCAATCTCGTACGATGCGGGGTCAACTGCAACGGCCAATCCGCAGCTCAGGGTACTTTTCGGAACAGGTAAATTCGACAAGGTAGAGGGCGGTGCAAACGACAGGACCGATCTGACAAAGATGTCGTTTTACAATTTGACGGACGACATCAAGAGCTTTAACTGCGTCACCGACGCGGACGGAGTGAAGACATGCCTAGCCTTGCCGGAAATAGCTCCCACCGCCACGTACACTATTGACACGGCGACCACTCCGGCAACGATTACACTGGCGCCCGCGGTAAGCGCGAACCCGGAAAGCGGATTCATGTTAACGGGCACGAACTTCGGTTTGACGTTCGGGGAAGGCGCGTGCAAGAGTGACAACAACGCGAGCCCGCCCACGGCGCCGTACGACTACTTGCGCAGTTGCGAAGAAACCACAGGTACCTGTGACGCTGCAACCCTCCTGAGAGTCTGCGGAACTGCGAGCGACCCCGGCTATGCAGAATGCGCGGCCGACTGCAAGCAGACCTTTAGCAGAGACGGAAAGTGCTGCGAGTGGAAGCTGGCGCCTCCGACAGGCGGACCGGACTGTTGCCAAGGAACATGCACAAAGTCATGCTCCGGCTCGCCTGAGAAATGCTCGCCGTGCTGGAGTTGCATATATGACTTTGCCACTCCGGGTGAACGGGTCATAGGCGACCCACTGATCGCGTTCGGACTGGTCTTTTTCACAACCTACATCCCGACATCCGACCCGTGCGCTGCGGGCGGGCATGGCTGGCTTTATATGCTGGATTACCGCTGCCAGTCGCTGGGTGACGGTTTTAACCCGGTCAGCGAGTCTTTCGGCCGCAACGTTATCCAGTTGCCGGATTTCGGGGCCAAGGTGGATCTTGGCACGGGCATGCCGAGTGAGCCGGTCATGGATTCTACCGGAGAGTACGTTTTCGTGCAGAAGAGCGACGCCACCGTGGTCAAGATAGGAGCCGGCGGCGGCGGCGGTGGCGGTGGCGGCGGAGGTTCATACAAAGCCATTCAATTCAAGGGGTGGGATAAGAAATGACTCTGATTGAGACGGTCACGCGGCAAAGGCCTCAAAATAGCGCAATGGTCTGTGAATGGGACCGATCCGCGAATGAATGAGGCCTCGATGTGGTAACAACGGGCATCGGTAGGGGCCGGCACACCTGCCGGCCCATCCGAAATGTCGTGAAGGCCCCGCCGGGGTGACAGGTGTTTGGTACAGGGCTTGCATGAAAATCTAACACCATTAGGATGGGGTTACCGACGCAGTCCCCGGAGGTCTCCGCATCCTCTCGTTATTGTCCGAGGGAAACGCAATAAGAAGTGGCGAAGAGCGTGGAAGTCGGCGATAATAGGAAAAAACCTCGACTGGAAAGTTCTGCATGACCTCATTAATTCTTAGGGTGGATTCTCACACCGGTCCCGGACTCCGATCCGGGGTCCGCGGGAGTAACGGAACGTTGGGCTATAGTTTGAATCTCTGGTTGCTCTTGTTCGCCTGCCTAATTTGCCTGACATTCCAGACCCCGAGCGCGTCCTTCGGCCAGACGGATGCCGACGACGAGCCGGAGTTGACGGCCCCGGAGTCGACCGCGCCGGAGGCCGCGCAGGTGACCGAACTGAAGTTGGATCCGGAGCGGCCGGAAACGGGTTCGCGCCTCAAGGCTTTTATCAAGATGTCCGGAGCGGTGCGGGCCGAAGTGCGATGGTCATTGAACGGGGAAGAGGTCGATCTTGTCGATTACGACGGCCTCTCCGGCCATGTCGACTTTGCGAAGCCCCTACGGGCAGGGGATAAGGTGGCAGTTGCCGTCACCCCTTTTGATGTTTCGCAGGCCCCTGGTAATACGGCTACAAGAGAAGTCGTGTGCATCAACGCGGCGCCGAATCTCCGCCTTGTGAAGCAGGAGATAGTCGGGTACAATTATAGGGCGCAGGTCGAAGCCAAGGACCCCGAAAACGAACCGTTGGAACTCACCATAGAGGGACCGCCGGGAATGGCAATAGATCCAAAAGGGCACGTAAGCTGGACCATCGGAACTCAGACCTCAGGGCAGTTTCAGATCAAGGTTTCGGCCAAAGACAAGGAAGGAGCCACCGCCATCCTTACCTACTCCATCCAGATCGGAAGGACACGCAGGTGAAATCCTCAAAGGGCCTCACCATTGTCGAGCTTGTGGTCGTCCTCGCGGTAATCGGAATTTTCATTTCCATCGGCGTGGGACCCATGTTCGGTTGGATAAGTCACTACCGTTTTGAAGCCGCGGGCCGCTCTTTTGTCAACGCGGCTCAATCCGTGCGTATTCAAGCGATTTCAGGCCTGCCGGGTTTTAAGGTCAGGCCCGCGCCCGCGGTGGGCATTCAAGGATCCCTCGACAACAAATCGTTCAGAGTCTTTCTTGATTCGGTGACTTTCACCTGTAACACCTGCGGGACCGTGTCTGACAGAAAGCCTACATCGGAGGAGCTGCCCATAAAGGTCGGGGACTACGTGGAGCTGGCGGGATTCAATCAACCGGACTATCTCTACGGCAACCTGTTCAGAATAACGGCTTTGAATCCTAATCCCCCGGCCGTTGACAAAGCGACGCCGGAAAAGGACGAATTCGGGCACCTGCGGTGGAGGATTACGAGTTCCCCATTTTCGATCGATTGTGAAAGCTGCCGCGACGACGATGCGTCAAACTGCGTCAAGTGGACGGATGCTGCGAGCACCACTTACACTCTGAACACGGGAAAAGTGCAGGTTGCCGCGTGCCTGAAATTTCTGCCGAATACGGATTTGCCCGTGAGTCAAAGGGTACCTTATGCCGTGATCAAGAACAAAACGGGGAGTTCCGTCGAGTGCTACTATGACCCTGATTACTATGAAGTCGAGGTGGCGGTAAGAAAACCTGACGGGACATATCTGGACATGGCAACTCCCACCATTGTCTTTGACTTTGCAGGGGCTACCAGAAACCATGCCGAATATACCGTCAGTATAAGAAAGAAGAAAAAAGGGGCCGTCGATCCGAAGACCCATGCCCTCAACTTCCACATTGATTCTGCGGGAAGGATCAAACTAGGGCTTTAGCCGCGGGATAATCTCTAAGCAAGGTCACGGAAATGCAGCCGAGAAGATCTGAAAGAGGATTTACCTTAGTGGAAGTCATGACCGCGGTGCTCATCTTGTCTGTGGGCATGCTGGGAGTGGCTGCAATGCTCAACACGTCAATGAAATCCGACAGTTACAACAATTATGCCAGAGAAGCCGAGTATATGGCTAATCAAAAAATAGAGGAGTTCAGAGCCAAGAGCGTGGATGGAAGTCTGGCAGCGGGTACCGGTAACTGGCCGCCCACTGCCATCACTTCACCCTACGTCTATTCCTGGACGGTGACCCCTGATACGGACACGAACCGCCGAATCTGTCAGGTGGAGGTCAAGGTGGGATGGCCGACTGGGCCGGACTATCCGGACTGTAAGAAGGATTCAGTGGACAAATGCACTAACAGGATGAGAGTGCTCAACTTTATCCCGCAGCAGTAACGCCGATGTGCAG encodes the following:
- a CDS encoding prepilin-type N-terminal cleavage/methylation domain-containing protein encodes the protein MKSSKGLTIVELVVVLAVIGIFISIGVGPMFGWISHYRFEAAGRSFVNAAQSVRIQAISGLPGFKVRPAPAVGIQGSLDNKSFRVFLDSVTFTCNTCGTVSDRKPTSEELPIKVGDYVELAGFNQPDYLYGNLFRITALNPNPPAVDKATPEKDEFGHLRWRITSSPFSIDCESCRDDDASNCVKWTDAASTTYTLNTGKVQVAACLKFLPNTDLPVSQRVPYAVIKNKTGSSVECYYDPDYYEVEVAVRKPDGTYLDMATPTIVFDFAGATRNHAEYTVSIRKKKKGAVDPKTHALNFHIDSAGRIKLGL
- a CDS encoding prepilin-type N-terminal cleavage/methylation domain-containing protein produces the protein MQPRRSERGFTLVEVMTAVLILSVGMLGVAAMLNTSMKSDSYNNYAREAEYMANQKIEEFRAKSVDGSLAAGTGNWPPTAITSPYVYSWTVTPDTDTNRRICQVEVKVGWPTGPDYPDCKKDSVDKCTNRMRVLNFIPQQ